DNA sequence from the Streptomyces sp. MST-110588 genome:
CCGACGGTCAGCGCGGCGTCCGCACTGCCGGGCGTGTCGATGGTCCCGCTCTGCGGACCCGAGTTGCCGGCCGCGACGACGAAGAGCGTGCCGGTCCGCGAGAGGCGGTTGACGGCTTCTTCGAGCGGGTCGATGCCGGGGGCGTCCTGGCCGCCGAGGCTGAGGTTGACCACGTCGGCCTTCTGCGCGGCGGCCCACTCCATGCCGGCGATGATGCCGGAGTCCTCACCGAAGCCCTCGTCGTCCAGGACCTTGCCGTCCAGGAGCCGGGCGCCGGGCGCCACGCCCCTGTACTTGCCGTGGGACTTGGCGCCCGTACCGGCGGCGATGGAGGCGACGTGGGTGCCGTGGCCGAAGCGGTCCTTGTTGTCCGGCGAGGCGGAGAAGTTCTTCTCGGCGATCTCCTGGGTGGCCAGGTCCGGGTGGCCCTGGTCCACGCCGGTGTCCAGGACGGCGATCTTGGAGCCCTTGCCGTCGTATCCGGCCTTCCACGCCTTGGGCGCGCCGATCTGCGGGACGCTCTTGTCCAGCCGTACCGTGCGTACGGAATCCAGCCACAGGCGGGACAGGCCGGGCGTGGCGGTGCGCTCGGTGCCGGCGGCGGACTCGTCGGTCAGGGCCTCCCACACCTTGACGGGGCGCTGCCGGTCGGCGGTGACCGCCTCGGCGTTCAGCCGGCCGAAGGTACGGCGGACCTCGGCGTCCCCGGTGGCGTGCAGCTCTTTCTTCGCCTTGGGGTCGCCGCCCTGGTAACCGACGATCAGCCGCAGGCCCCTGGACTGGGTCCTGCGGTACTCGGCGCGGCTGAGCAGGGTGAGGTCGAAGAGCCGCTGGTCGACCTTGCGCTCACGGATCAGCCGCTGGGCGTCCAGCGGTATCGCGTACAGGTGTCCGGCGGCGCGCCGGATCTGGATGGGTATGTGGGTACGGTCCGGGGCGCGCCGGACGGAGAGCGGGTTGCCCTTGGCGTCGACTGCGATCCGGTCGCCGGTGATCAGTGTGATCCAGTGCCGGGCCGTCGTCCGCTTGGCGGCGGCAGCGGTGGCGGTCGTGCCGGACGCGGTGGTGGTGGCAGCGGTGGCGGACCCGGCGGCGTCCCGTTCCCGCTGTTGTGCGCTCGACGGCGTGGCGGTCATTCCCGCCGCCAGTGCCACGGCTGCCGCGGTAGCGACCGCGGCAGCACCGGCTCTCTTCGGTTTGATGCGCAACTTTCCCCCAAGTGGGTGAAGTTCACCGTAAAGGGGGCCTCCCCGACCCCCCGGGTACGGAGTATGGCGAGGCGTGCGGGGCGGAACAATGGCGCGGTGGAACAAGACAGTTGGGACGGTTTTCGCGTCCCGGGCGGCTGCTTCGACGGGCGTGGCCGCAAGTGGCCGCAAGTGGCCGCTTCAGGTGTCCCGCCGGGAGTCCGCTATTTCAGGGCGCTGCCCGCGACCCACCGGTCCCAGTCCATGTTCCAGCCGTTGAGGCCGTTGTCGGGCTTGACCGTACGGTCCGGGGAGTTCACCACCCGGACGACGTCGCCGGTCATCGACTGCCGGTAGAACCAGGCGCCGTCGGTCGAGGAGTCGCCCGCCCCCTTGGTGTCCCGCAGGCCGATGCACCCGTGGCTGGTGTTGGCGGCGCCGAAGACGCCCTTGCCCCAGTAGTTGCCGTGGATGAACGTTCCGGAGGACGACAGGCGCATCGCGTGCGGGACGTCGGGGATGTCGTACTCGCCCTTGCCGTCGTTGTTGGTGAAGCCGACCGTGGAGCCGTCCATGCGGGTCTGCCGGAACCGCTCGGAGACGACCATCTTCCCGTTGTACGTCGGGTGCTCGGTGCTGCCCGCCGAGATCGGCAGGGTCCGCAGCTCCTTGCCGTCCCGTACGACGGTCATCCGGTGGGTCCGCACGTCGACCGTGCTGACCTGCGAGCGGCCCACGGTGAAGGTCACCGTCTTGTCCTGGACGCCCTTGACGTCGGGGGCGGCCCGTACGCCGTCGAGGCCGAGCCGCACGGTGACCTTGGAGTGCGCCTTCCAGTACTCCCGGGGGCGGAAGTCCAGCCGCTGGTCACCGAACCAGTGGCCGACGGCCTTCTGGTTGCTGTCGGCGGACACCTTGATGGCGGCCTGCACGTCCTTCTTGTTCTTCACCGGTTTGTCGAAGGTGACCGAGACCGGCATGCCGACGCCGACGGTCGAGCCGTCCTCCGGGGTGTAGT
Encoded proteins:
- a CDS encoding Ig-like domain-containing protein, whose protein sequence is MTDSVRHKGLIATAALLGGALTLTACGGGDGGDASGKDSGKDRARQADDAAAENASDARIQIQPKDGTTNTGINSDARVTVGNGTLSEVRMTAAGTNKPVAGTLSGDKKTWTPKGPLERSAKYTVTARATDSRGRQAVEHASFTTVSPKNSFIANYTPEDGSTVGVGMPVSVTFDKPVKNKKDVQAAIKVSADSNQKAVGHWFGDQRLDFRPREYWKAHSKVTVRLGLDGVRAAPDVKGVQDKTVTFTVGRSQVSTVDVRTHRMTVVRDGKELRTLPISAGSTEHPTYNGKMVVSERFRQTRMDGSTVGFTNNDGKGEYDIPDVPHAMRLSSSGTFIHGNYWGKGVFGAANTSHGCIGLRDTKGAGDSSTDGAWFYRQSMTGDVVRVVNSPDRTVKPDNGLNGWNMDWDRWVAGSALK